The DNA region TCTTGTCCCTTAAATTGGATGGTACCAGATTTGAACCGACCGGGTGGCTCAGGGATGAGGCGCATAATACTTTGAGCAGTGACACTCTTGCCACAACCACTCTCTCCGACGATGGCCAGTGTTTCACCTTTATCTAAAGAAAACGAGACACCGCGAACAGCCTGCACTTCTCCTCCATGTGTATCGAATGAGACGTGTAATTGTTCCACTTCTAATAGTCGTTCCACTGAACATCACCTCCTTAGCTTCGGATCAAGTGCATCTTGCAACCCATCACCAAAGACATTAAACGCAAACATTGTCAAAGAGATAAAGAAGGCTGGAAAGAACAAACGCCACCAATGCCCCGATAGTATGGTTGATAATGCGTCGTTAGCCATGACTCCCCAGCTTGCGAATGGGGCTTGGACACCTAAACCTAAGAAGCTAAGGAACGCTTCAGCGAAGATTGCGGTGGGGACGGTTAGGGTCATTTGAACGATGATAGGTCCCATGGTGTTTGGCAGAAGCCCTTTTCTGATAATTCTAGAAGTCTTTGCGCCAAACGTCTTGGATGCTAAGATATACTCGTTATTTTTGAGCTGTAAGACCTGTCCTCGTACAATCCTGGCCATACCAACCCATCCCGTCACTGTGAGTGCCACGATGATAGTCAGGAGTCCAGGTCCCATGACAACCATGAGCAAAATCACCATTAAAAGGTATGGAAGCCCGTATAAAACTTCCACCACACGCATCATAATGTGGTCTGTACGGCCCCCTCTATAGCCTGCAATACCGCCATATACGACCCCGATTAAGCCATCTATTAAAGCGGCCATAAAACCAACAAATAGTGAAATTCTTGCGCCATACCACGTTCTAGCAAACATGTCTCGTCCCAAATCATCCGTTCCAAACCAATGGGTACTAGAAGGCGGTTGATTGCTATTCGTTAATGTTTGTTCAGTCACATGATGCGAAGAAAGCATCGGACCAAAAATAGCCATAATAATAAGTAGAATAAGAACCATAAGTCCAACCATTGCCAGTTTGTTTTTCCTTAAATTAAGCCATACCGCTTCCCAATAGGAGAGGCTAGGTCTTTTGATCTTCTCCCCCGCATGAGGATCTTTATCTTTCCTTACAAACCATTCATCTGGTACGGCTTGATTTTGTTTGGTATGTAATTGATTCTCAGGAATGGCCATAGCTACTCTCCCTTCTTGTGGAGCTTAATTCTTGGGTCTAACACGCCGTAAATCATATCCACGATAAAGAGCATTAGAATAAGTAGCGCACTATAAAAGATGGTTGTCCCCATAATGACAGGATAATCACGGTTGTTGATGCTTTCTACAAAATATCTTCCCATCCCAGGAATAGCAAAAATTTTCTCTATCACAAAGCTCCCGGTTAAGACCGCCGCCACTAAGCTCCCCATAATCGTCACGACCGGTAATAAGGCATTACGGAGGGCGTGTTTACACACGATTGTAAAAGGGGACAATCCCTTCGCTCTGGCCGTACGGATGTAATCTTGGGTTAACACCTCCAGCATACTCGCTCTTGTTAAGCGTGCAATGATGGCCATAGGACCTGTACCTAAGGCAAGGGCTGGTAGAATCATATGTTGCCAGCTAGACCATCTCGCAGGGGGGAGAATTTCCCAATTGACCGCCACCTGCTGAATCAGAAGAGTGGCAAGGATAAAGTTGGGAACGGAAATACCCAATACTGCTAAGGTCATCATGGTGTAATCTATCAAACCGTTATGCCTTAAAGCGGCGAACACACCTAGAGCAACACCTGAAAACAAAGCTAAGGTGAGAGAAACAAAACCTAGTTCAAAGGAGACGGGGAACCCTCTGCCTAATAATTCATTCACCGTCGTTTGAGATTGTTTGATCGAGGGGCCTAGGTCTAATTTGATTAAATTCTGTAAATAGTAGATATATTGAACAGGAACAGGCTTATCGAGATGATAATGTGCTTCTAAGTTAGCTTGAACGGCTTCATTGGTGTTTCTTTCCTGATTCAGTGGCGAGCCTGGAATGGCGTACATGAGAAAGAAAGTGAGGGTCATAATCACCCATAATGTCACCACCATAGATAAAAACCGCTGACCTATGTATCGCAGCACGCCGCAATCCCCCCTACTAGCAAAATGTTGTCTTCATTGCTAACTCCGTCATGACGAGCATGGCTCGATAAGCGTCTATCACTGTCTTTGCTTGATATCTCACGATCGTGGTATCCTCTTCAATGGCGGTTCCGGGCATTAAGCTAGCCCACTCGGCCTGTCCATAGTTGGCGTATTCTATACGTAATAAGGGGTTATCTGGGGGCACCAGCGGTTGAACCTTGGCCTGTTGCGTAAGCGCTTCTTCGGTCTTGTGTTGAAGCAGCTCTCTCGTTTTTGCTGGTGTCAGACACAGGGCAGCTGAGCGGGATTGCTGTTCTTTGACGACAGCCGTGGTCACATTGGGAATGAGAGCCTCAGCCTCTTGGGCTGTTTGGTCATCTCCGGCGACCATTAGTACAGGGACACCATAATAACCTGCGACATAAGCGTTAAATCCAAGCTCTCCTACTTCAACATCGTCGAGAAAGATGTTGCGTACGCCAAATGTCATCGTGTGACTCATGACCCCTTTTTTCGAAGCCCGTGCATGATACCCTATAAACATCGCAGCATCACACGTACGGTCTAATCCTTGTACCATGGACATCGGTTTCGCGTTTCCTGAGATCAGCTTCGCCTCGCGATGTATATCCTCAATATACAAATTGTTCATTTTAGAATGGCTATCATTCACGATCACATCAGAACAACCGTATTGAAATGCGCTCTCGATGACATGGTTCGCTTCATCCGTCATCAGTTGACGCCCCCGGTCGTAGTTTCTTTGGGCCGCATCGACAAAAGTCGCATCGGGTAATCCCGTTATGCCTTCCATATCAACGGATAAAAAGAGCTTCATATCAGACCCTCCTTTGTTCATCTTTTTATACTTTTCAGATAATTAATAATTATAGCATACTTTTGTCCTCGCTTAAACTTGGCGGTTGTATCGCTTGTTTCCCCCAGGAGGATCGTTTTATGTTAATCTTAGTATCATTTCTATGTCGCTATGATTCTAGAATATGTCTGTTGTTTACTGATAGAAGAAACAACATCAAACGGAAACATCACCATAAAAAAAGGGAACGATCGTA from Caldalkalibacillus salinus includes:
- a CDS encoding ABC transporter permease, giving the protein MAIPENQLHTKQNQAVPDEWFVRKDKDPHAGEKIKRPSLSYWEAVWLNLRKNKLAMVGLMVLILLIIMAIFGPMLSSHHVTEQTLTNSNQPPSSTHWFGTDDLGRDMFARTWYGARISLFVGFMAALIDGLIGVVYGGIAGYRGGRTDHIMMRVVEVLYGLPYLLMVILLMVVMGPGLLTIIVALTVTGWVGMARIVRGQVLQLKNNEYILASKTFGAKTSRIIRKGLLPNTMGPIIVQMTLTVPTAIFAEAFLSFLGLGVQAPFASWGVMANDALSTILSGHWWRLFFPAFFISLTMFAFNVFGDGLQDALDPKLRR
- a CDS encoding ABC transporter permease subunit gives rise to the protein MLRYIGQRFLSMVVTLWVIMTLTFFLMYAIPGSPLNQERNTNEAVQANLEAHYHLDKPVPVQYIYYLQNLIKLDLGPSIKQSQTTVNELLGRGFPVSFELGFVSLTLALFSGVALGVFAALRHNGLIDYTMMTLAVLGISVPNFILATLLIQQVAVNWEILPPARWSSWQHMILPALALGTGPMAIIARLTRASMLEVLTQDYIRTARAKGLSPFTIVCKHALRNALLPVVTIMGSLVAAVLTGSFVIEKIFAIPGMGRYFVESINNRDYPVIMGTTIFYSALLILMLFIVDMIYGVLDPRIKLHKKGE
- a CDS encoding M55 family metallopeptidase, which gives rise to MKLFLSVDMEGITGLPDATFVDAAQRNYDRGRQLMTDEANHVIESAFQYGCSDVIVNDSHSKMNNLYIEDIHREAKLISGNAKPMSMVQGLDRTCDAAMFIGYHARASKKGVMSHTMTFGVRNIFLDDVEVGELGFNAYVAGYYGVPVLMVAGDDQTAQEAEALIPNVTTAVVKEQQSRSAALCLTPAKTRELLQHKTEEALTQQAKVQPLVPPDNPLLRIEYANYGQAEWASLMPGTAIEEDTTIVRYQAKTVIDAYRAMLVMTELAMKTTFC